The region CGCATGGGCCGGGTGATGGCGCTGGACGGTGTGATCCAAACCACCGAAGCCGACGAATTCATCTACCACGAAATGCTCACCCACGTGCCGATCCTCGCCCATGGCAGTGCCAAGCGCGTGTTGATCATCGGCGGTGGCGACGGCGGCATGCTGCGTGAAGTGTCCAAACACCGCAGCGTCGAGCACATCACCATGGTCGAGATCGACGGCACCGTGGTCGACATGTGCAAAGAGTTCCTGCCGAACCACTCCAAAGGTGCGTACGACGATCCACGCCTGAACCTGGTCATCGACGACGGCATGCGTTTCGTCGCCACCACCACCGAAAAGTTCGACGTGATCATTTCCGACTCCACCGACCCGATCGGTCCGGGCGAAGTGCTGTTCTCGGAAAACTTCTACCAGGCTTGCCACCGCTGCCTGAACGACGGCGGCATCCTGGTCACCCAGAACGGCACGCCGTTCATGCAACTCGGTGAAGTACAGACCACCGCCGGGCGCCTGCGCAGCCTGTTCCCGGACTGGCACTTCTACCAAGCGGCCATTCCGACCTACATCGGCGGCGCGATGACGTTCGCTTGGGGCGCGACCAATACCGCCTATCGCAAATTGTCCCGCGAAATCCTGCAACAGCGCTTCGCCGGCAGCGGCATCATCACCCGCTACTACAACCCGGAAATCCACATCGGCGCGTTCGCCATGCCGCAGTACGTGCTGCAAGCGATCAATAAGCCAAGCAACGACTAAAAGTTATCCACAACCCCTTGTGGGAGCGGGCTTGCTCGCGAAAGCGGCGTATCAGTCAATATTGAAGTCGGCTGACACACCGCATTCGCGAGCAAGCCCGCTCCCACAGGTAATGTGTTTTATTCAGGCTTGCGCGGTGTAATCCGTTTGAACGATCAGTCAGTGCAAACGTCCAGATAGATGTAAGCCCATTTGCGGGTTTGATCGAGGAGGCACTGATGCAAAAGTGGAAAATCACTTTCGTGGATGATCACGGCGTAACTGTCGATGAAGTCTTTGAGTGCGACGAGTGCCCGGATAACGAGCATGCCGCCAAACTCATCAAGGCCCGGCTCCTGCCTGTCGCTGCTGAACTGGATCTGAATGATCTGGAAGGGCGCACTGCTGATGCGAGCGTCAAAGAGCTCAAGCTCCAGAACAGCATTCAAATCCTCGGCATTACTCCCGTCTGATCCCTCTCCTGTCACATTCACAACCAGACCTTGGCAGCGGCTCTGACTTAGGGCTACTCTGCAAGCGAGATCAGCGAACGGATCGCTAAGGTCTGGTCTTGTCAGCTACATGCTTGTATCCCAATGGCAACTTGCTTGTCGTATCGCCTTCATCATTCGGTTGCGGGCGCCGGGAGTACGGAAAGTCTATCCATCAGTTCAGGAGGACGTTTCATGAGCACAGCCTATCAAGAAGACATCAGCAGCAGCGTGCTGCGCCGCATGAAAGAAGGCGGTTTCGACTTTTCACGATTCCATCCCATCGAGTTCTACGCCATTTTTCCGGACGAGGAGCGGGCGCGCAGGGCGGCAGGTTATTTCTGTGGTGAATCATTGAATGCCCAGATCAGCGTGCGCGACGACGGCGCGTGGCATCTGGAACTGAGCAAAGTGATGTACGCCACCTACGACGGCATTGGCGACTTTGAGCAGGACTTCGAGGCGGTGGTCGAGCCTTTGGGCGGGATTATCGAAGGATGGGGCGTCAAACAGGAGGTACGAGGGCTACTCGCATAACACTATGAACAGCGACAACACTCAGCAACGGCTGACCTTTGGGTTGGCCGTTTTCGTTTCCGGGTTTGTGAAGATCAAGATCAAAAGATCGCAGCCTTCGGCAGCTCCTACAGGAGAACGCATTCCAATGTAGGAGCTGCCGAAGGCTGCGATCTTTTGACTTTGCTTTATTTCACGACATTTCAGCCAGGCAAAAAAAGCCGCCTAAACAGGCGGCTAAAGGGAAGTTCGAGAGGTTTTGCAACGAATGCGCGGATTATCCGCATCGACGCCCGAGCAGTGAAATCAACTCTGACTATGCTGTTGATAGGCGACAACATTGCTTCGCAATGAAGCGGGGGCGATCAGGTTGGGGCGTTTGCCGCACAGGATTGGTGCGGTGGGATTGGGGCGATTATCCAACTGATTGATATCAAAGCGTTTATGCCGATGGCACGGGCCTTGCGAAGCCTAGATGTCCGGGTGACAAGGAGTACGGCATGATCCGCACCTATTTTGATGAGATGTACGATGCCGGCGGCCTGGTCCGCCCACATTACCGGGAGTTTGCCCGTTGGCTGGCCGAAACGCCTGACGAGCTTTTGGCACAACGGCGACGCGAGGCCGATCTGTTGTTTCATCGTGCCGGGATTACGTTCACGCTCTACGGTGATGAGCAGGGGACAGAGCGCCTGATTCCCTTCGACACCATTCCCCGCAGTATCCCCGCCAGCGAATGGCGGATCGTCGAACGTGGCTGCATCCAGCGGGTCAAGGCGTTGAACATGTTCCTCGCCGACCTCTACCACGAGCAGCGCATCATCAAGGCCGGCATCATTCCGGCCGAGCAAG is a window of Pseudomonas sp. 10S4 DNA encoding:
- the speE gene encoding polyamine aminopropyltransferase — encoded protein: MTTTKTSEYLETLYEGYGQRFRMEKLLHEVRTEHQHLVIFENPRMGRVMALDGVIQTTEADEFIYHEMLTHVPILAHGSAKRVLIIGGGDGGMLREVSKHRSVEHITMVEIDGTVVDMCKEFLPNHSKGAYDDPRLNLVIDDGMRFVATTTEKFDVIISDSTDPIGPGEVLFSENFYQACHRCLNDGGILVTQNGTPFMQLGEVQTTAGRLRSLFPDWHFYQAAIPTYIGGAMTFAWGATNTAYRKLSREILQQRFAGSGIITRYYNPEIHIGAFAMPQYVLQAINKPSND
- a CDS encoding ribonuclease E inhibitor RraB yields the protein MSTAYQEDISSSVLRRMKEGGFDFSRFHPIEFYAIFPDEERARRAAGYFCGESLNAQISVRDDGAWHLELSKVMYATYDGIGDFEQDFEAVVEPLGGIIEGWGVKQEVRGLLA